The sequence GTATTTATTTCTTGACAAGATAGAATGCTCTTTTGAATTAATGCAAAGTACATCTTATCATTAATAGATATgataattaagaaaataaaatttcttttgttattatttttgattaGCACTATGTTATTCGCGTTAATGCTATCTTTTatctttatcattttattgtTGAAGGAATGTATATTTAACCCATTATACAACGAATGagcattataatttaatttttctttattacaatgaaccttttttttttcaacattAGCTTTATGGTATCTGTTCTCACTATGTACATTATCTTTTATTCCTTTCCCTTTGGAACAAGCGCGCTCGACCTTTGAGTAATTACTTCCACTAGATAGATACAAATTATTTGGACATGGTGCGCTTGGCGTGTTGGAGCTTGTGCATggtcctttttcctttttgatCCCTATCTTGTGGCCCTTATTACCGTCATTTACAGCTTTGCTACCCACATTTACATCTCTGTCATTCACAATTACACCTTTATAGCCGCTACTTACACCGCTACTTACACCGCTACTTACACCGCTACTTACACCGCTACATACACCGCTACATACACCGCTACTTACACCGCTACTTACACCGCTACTTACACCGCTACTTACAGAGCTACCCGCCTTATAACTTATGCGCCTTTTTTCTAAGTCATTTTCCGCCTTAAAAATTGTCAAGGgtagaagaaaaatatttttgcccttaattttttcttctcctatttttttttcacttaaaAAGGTATTAACAGTATATTCATCTAAATTGATAAGATTCATTAGGTAGGTATTCATcctctttttcatttcatttaaataattatatggtTTATCCATACTATGAGTATTATCAACTGGTTGCTTCTTAACTTTGTAGGagataaagatatataaattattttcacaaTAAGCTACGgcataacaattttttttaaatataaaattttgttccTTAACTTTTTCctcatgtatttttaatgagcttataaaataaacacaaTTATTTCCTAATAGAAATTCGTcgtattcttttattatttttgtctgagttttatacaaaataaaatgattcaAGTATAAATCATTTGGAGGGGTATACTGTTCGCTAAATATATCATACACCTTTACTACTCCGTTGTTGTTTCCTACCaagagaaaattatttaacttAAAAAAGCCCGTTACAATAGTATTGTTATTTAAAGTGTCTATTTCGTATGTGTACACATTcgctattaatttttctttgttatgctttaaggaaaaagaattatCGCTCTTTTTGAAAAGTTTAAACCATTTAACAGTGCGATTCTCGTGGTTAGGGCGTGAGTCGCAGGTGCTAACACTCACCCCGGCTAAGCAACTGACGTTAACGCTGCCATCCCTTCTTTCACTTCTACCTAGGTTATCATTCTCGTAGCCATAATTCGTAACTTGACGCACACGATCCCCCCTCCGCTTGACGGACGACGGACACACATAATGAAAGCCATCCAAGTGAACGTAATATACAAGAAGCTTAGAGTATCTCTTCATGCCAATGCAAAGCAATATATAGTTGTTCTCTTTAAAGTCTGTATTTAACGactttttcttaaaaatgttCGTACAAAAGTATAAAGAGTAAATGGTTtgatatacataaaatgaaTCTACTATTACAAATGCGTTTTTaactatatctatataaaacaattcaACCAGATGATTTGTGTATGATATGCagagaatatttttttcaaaatggtaATACATAACAGTATTGGTAAGTTTCAGCTCGAAGTAATCAACAAGTTGTATTGGGTTTGAAGCAGTTCCTTTCACATCATACTtgtttacaaatatatgaattttactcaaaaataatacatataatatgttttcatttttactaaTACTTTTTACTAACAAAACGTTCgagttaataaaatttaatgcGTTCACTCCTTTGTCATCTGCTATATAAAacatcattttattatttcgtgtacctttatatacattttcccacttctttttcttatcaTCTACGTTAAACGTCTGCTTCGACATTTTTTCCTCTGCATTTTTGAATGgggtatttatttttttcgttataCCTTTGTCATCCGTGTTTTCTCCCCTTCCGACATGTTCACTTCTTATTCCAGTGCAGTTTtgtttgttatattttttattatcctcCCTCTGCCTAGTGAATACCTCTTTCGCCTTTCCCTTCTTCAACGAATTTAGAATAGAAGACGAATTTTCAAAACTGGTAAATATATCATCacataagataaaaatatagatagtCTTAATATAGTTGGATATGCAGAGGATGTTGAACTGCTTactatatgtaataaaaaagaatttactGTAAGTTAAGTTAAAATGGATGTTTCTTCTTTTACCTAACACTAAGTTATAGCCTGCTGTAATCTTGTGCATGCAATTGTTTTTATCAAGAATAATTAGTTTGTCTGATAGTCTattctttactttttttatgtcGAATATATTCTCGTCGTCTTCCCTCACCTGATCTAAGGCGTTCTTACCATTGTAACAGTTTTGAAATTTCTGCAGTTCATAAAAGGTGTTACTTTCATAGCCGTTAGGAAAAATGTGCAATGTAGTATCTAATGGAGTacctaaaaaattatatacagaaTTACTTGGCGAATTACTTAACGAGTTACGTAACGGGCTACTTAACGGCgcattatttattatcttagttttatatttataatccTTAACTGTCTTCAGCTTCCTATAAACGAAGTGCAATTTTCTAGAACTTGTAACGTAGTAGGCACTCTTCTTATTTTGCATAATAACGTCCGTTCTTATTAGGAAAAGTTTATCTTTGTACTTCTTGTTCAATACTAAAACGAAGTGCATATTCTTCTCGACTTCATACTGGCTACTATTATGTGCATCATTATTATGTGCATCATTATTATGTGCATCATTATTATGTGCATCATTATTATGTGCATCATTATTATGTGCATCATTATTATGTGCATCATTATTATGTGCATCATTATTATGCGCATCATTATTATGCGCATCATCACTCCACATACAATTTCTGCTTCTTTCCCTTAGAAGAGTTTTCCCCATAAGCGATGacaacatatttatatttccacCTTCTGCTATGTTATCATGACTTATGCATCTTATAATGGTAGAATGCTCGATCAATTTTCCAAAACATTTACCTTCACAACTATTCACATCCCATGCTTCAAACTCATTTCTGTATATCACCATTCTGTTGTTGAACAAATCATACAGTAGTATAATTAagtacatttttcttttatttatgtcaACAACCAAAAACCGTTTACTAAAAAATGTGCTTATCGACACACGCccattatttttcatacCATCCAATGGAATGACaattatacttaataaaGTATCTATGTACTTCCCTTGTATTATGAAGAAATTGTCATTTGcttcttcctttttaataCTGTCTTTTTCTGaccatatattttcattatttaaatagtTAAAAGGGGTctcctcctttttttctctgCTGTGAGGGTAGCTGACTCTGTTCGTGCGCTTATGATTGTCACTATCACTGGGGTTGTCTTTATACATGTCACTGTGGGTGTCACTGTGGGTGTCACTGTGGGTGTCACTGTGGGTGTCATCATGGTTATCATTGTGGGTGTCACTGTGGATGTCATTATGGGTGTCTTTATACATGTCAGTGTAAATGACATTGTCAGTGTGAGCAGGCACTACCGATGTGACATTTTtgtgttctttttttttcttagcACTGTTCAGTTTTGTGGAGCCGTTCATGAatataccattttttttttttttttttttattatatatttcgttGAAAATCTTTTTACTAATTTGGATAGACAGAGGGGGATTTTCTACACTTGACAAATGATAGtgcattttttctttattcctACACTGATGAGAATCCCATACACCCGAAATGTCACTACTAACACTAGTGGAATTATCTAAAGTAGTATAAGAACTAGTAGTACAAGTGGTACTATTTTTCAAATGATGAGAGATAAAGCCTTTACTGCCAAAATTAGGGCAATCCGACTTTATAGTATTACGTTTATACactttttcaaatattttatattcacaATGATACTTAAAAGCGTATGTATAAAAACTATCAATGTATGAGATACCACGTAACAGTTTAAAATGTTCATAcgaatttatataattcttattaaagcgaaaataaatatttctctCCTTTTGTTTAACGTAAAAATTATCCCATTTGTGCgttgtaaaattattaaaataatttaaattaactgtataactaaaataatcagaaaataaaattgttttcTCAATTTCTTTGTAGGTACCATCATCCTTCTTTACAACTGTAAcgaattttatatttcttacaTAATGTGCATCGTCCAAGTGGTAAAGATGGTAATTCACTAAGGATAAGTTAATGCCGTATATTTTGGAAAAGCTAAATAGGTATATAACTCTTTTTGTAAAcagaagaaataaattatttaaaacagTTTCCACTCGGTGCACTTCACAGGGAAGGGTTAATCTCGCTACGGGTTTTAAAAAACCCTTTAGAGTAAACTTTTCGCTCTTCAACTCCCCTTTCATCTGTCCTTTCATCTGCCCTTTCATCTGCCCTTTCAAATactctctttttttccttttctttcttctCTTCTCTTTGCACCTTCTCCCCCTGTTGGTCATCTTAccccttttaaaaaaagtcaCATTTGCTCTATCGTTATTGTTGgatgttattaaaaatactcCATTATTACCCCGATTGGTGCCTCTGTTTCCTTTTCCTACTCTTTGCCTTTCTTTTAGGCGCAAAATTACTTTTTCAcgaattttcaaataatcaAATTTCATCTTtcctaataattttaatgatataaattgcaagttttttattttctttattataccTTTCAACCGTATGTGATAATATGATGACGACATATTACATTTAGTCCCTTCTTTAGTTAATGTACAACTGCATGGCAATTCATTTGCTTCATTCTTATCATGCTTTAAAAATGTGCATCTTCTTTCCCCTTccaatttgtttatatatatctgatCATTTGCTTGGCCCTCTGATGGACAGTCCCTTCCGACAAACAGCTTCTTATTCAGATGAAACAACTTATCGTATATCACATGCAATTGTTTATCGTTTGTTCTCCCCTGCTCATGGTGCTTTGTATTGCTGAGTTCgcttttatttacattattaagTGGATCTCCACCGCACACCAAGGTGCGCGCCTCTTTATACATACTCGCACCAGTGTTCAGCAGTGTTTCTTTCAAGTTATCTCCCCGTGCGTGGTCTAGCGACTGGCCATCATGGAATAAATCGACACAGCATATACTGACAGGGGATAGACCACCATGGCATCTATCTCCAAGGAGGAAATTCAGAATATGGGCAGCAAATACGTTCAGGAGGTACAAATGAATTGACAATTCGTACAACACTTGaggttttgttttttctttttttaaaataatgacGAATGGATTGTTTATGGAACTGGTGCTTGAGTAGAAAAATAGAGTAATGTAGAACAACAACAGTTTCATCCTAATCATAATTTGAAATAAGAGAGataaatttatgtttacTTCCTCTTCACCACATAtggtaaaatttttatcaaatataaaatttttttcaaaaacgtttttatagataaaatcatttttaaaaaacgaTAACTTATTAAAGTAATAACTGCACACTACACATGTATCAAAGTAATGtgcttctttttccttttttttgtacaaatTTTTATGCTGACTCTTGAACATATTCACGTATAATTTGTGGTTGACTTGATGTCTTCCTTTGTTCATACTTTGTACATTCacgaaaaaaatttttctgcatttttttaaaatatgtaagtCATTTTCCTTCAAAATAGTCGCTCGCAGTAGGTTGTCCTTCAAGTTATCTATTTCCTTCTCTTCCTTTTTAGaaaggaataaaatattatgaataaaattattgtagttacatttattttttaagaagtacacaaaaaaacaaatttttaaatttatgcaATTATCAAACTcgttgtaataataattgcaGTTTTGCTTATTTCCTGAGGatggaaaattttttatatgtctAGGGATTACATTTGTGCTTGCAGAACATTTACTACTGCTGGACCATTGACTTTGGCGATTGCTCCCCCTAAATGGTTGCTTACTaacttgatttttttttttagagcaTGCATAGTACTCCTCCTCCTTAAAGGACAAATAGTTTATACTTGTTATATTTTGTGCAAACTTCAAATGGGACAAAGGTTCTTTCCACCTTTTCGTTTCTACAATTTCTCTCTTCAgtttgataaaatatttatttttatttattaaaaaattatttttatttaacctGTCCTTATGATCAATAGGgtgatataaatttttcttccatttaactttgtatatataataaatgtaatccTCCTTAAAAGAGGAACGCATAtgttttgtttgttttttcccctttgcatttttgtatatcatactatatttaaatttcatGGGGtcatgtaaaatttttaaatttgctCCATTCGAAATACACTTTTTACCGAACTCATAATTTAAACAGTAAtcttctaaatttttattgatCAAGttgttttcaatttttctaaaaaatagaatGTTCTCAAtggatattaaaaataatttgtctACGTTACACACGTTAATGTATTTCGAGTACTGCTCttctattttgttctttttttcatttacacCTTTATCTACACCTTTATCTATATCTTTATCTAAATCTTTATCTGTATCTTTATCTAAATctttatctatatttttatcctcATCTTTATCCTCAGTTTCATCTACAttattgttttcattttcgtcctttccatatttataatatttcatatacaCTCTTAACTTTGGGCAGAACAAATTTCcgataaaattatattcaataAAACTACCATCGAATACTAAAATTCGAAAATTTAATTTCTCATCACCAATGATAAAGCGGTCTTGATATTTTCCCTCAAGTGTCTATTAAGAAGAAGAGGGTGTGGAGCGTGATATATCATGTAACGCAGAAATGCAAGGTATGATATGTAAATAGATTCCCAGACAGATAAGTACCCACACAAATAcgcacacatacatacatacacatgcaTATGCCCAAATCGTCGCATAAAAAAAGTGAGACTGTTAGCAGGGTTGGACTAAAAGAAGGTACATTTTTTacttggaaaaaaaaaaaaaaaaaatgcattcgTTCATAATTCATAACTTACTTGCAAAAagattattttcaaaaatgtattttgtacatataatgtTTCTTTATAATCGCAGCTCATCAATTCCAAATAGCAGTTCTGtagatcaaaaaaaaaaaaaaaagaaaagtaaaaatgagTACAATGAGTAGTAGAAGTAAAATGAGCAGAAATAGTAAAATGCGTAAAATTAGTAGAAGGAGTAAAAGGATACAAGCGTAAGTATAATCAAGAAGCAGTATTAAATACGTATATCTTTATCAACACATGCAATAGTATTTACTggaaaaaatgcataaacaGTGGCTGCGGGTAGACATAGCCGCATAAGTATAAATGCACAGATACATgtctaaaataaaaagctaCGTACCTTCGCTGCTAGAAGAAAATAGttctcattattttttataaattttccttttactAAGAAATTTACTTGGTTACTGCTATGGGCAGTTTGAATgcttatcattttttaaaaaaaagtataacaGGGTGCACACGTACATGAAGAAGCACGTgcatgtatgtgtgtacgtGTAAAGGTACGTCTGCAAGTACGTGTGTGTGCACCTATGTTTGTACGTGTAAAGGTACGTCTGTAAGTACGTGTGTGTGCACCTACGTGTgtacgtgtacatatatgtaaacacgTATGTACACTTATACAACAaacttataaataaaaaagaattcacAAGTACAATAAAAGCTGTTGAATCATTCTCTTATTATTAATCATGTGAAGGCATATGAACAATAGtagaactaaaaaaaaaaaaaaaaaaaaaaagcatataaattaattacatagaaacatatatacatgggCTGTTTCATATGCTATTATATAAGCTGTTAAAAAAGTTGTTATATTTGTTTGCATCATATGTTCAATTTTCATCACGTAAACATAAAAACGTAGCAAAATAGCAAAATGGCAAAATTGCAATATGGAAAAATAGCAATATggaaaaatagcaaaatggCAAAATGGCAAAATGACAGAATAGcagaataacaaaatataaaacatacacaatattaataaaaagcgcaaaatgaaaaaaataaacaacatgaacaaatgatagaattaaaaaagtatgaaTGAACTTTAAAATCCATTCCTATTACGAGagataatgaaatattttctaaacTAACAGGGAGTCATATATAGATGCCACATTCGATATTAGAACGAGGAATACCGCTCTTAGATGATATGTTTTTGCGTAAAATCATACTCATCATGGCGTTTGACGATGAATACTTAAAATGAAAAGCTGAAAAATGGCTTTTATGTTGGTGTGACtacattttataatgtaTAGCACCTCCGAATATGTGTAGCATTAAACATAGATATAAATGAAgcatatataagcatatatatatatatatatatatatatatatatcaatgtatgtaagtatgtatatatgcatatttttcatatcgTATGCTTATGCAGTGTGCACTTTGAGAATACTACTGGGCTTAACTAcgtgtatattttttccttatgcTCTTCTGTATGTTAAGAGCTATACTTCTAAGAAGCACATGTATAATACagatataagaaaaaaaaaaatataaataaacaaataaacagtcaaataaacaataaaataaacaaatatataaataaacaattaaatacaaagaggagccaaaaaaaaaaaaaaaataaataaataaattaaaataaaataacaaattagTTGAATAAATggattatttattatcataaagAGTAGCTTCaagggaagaaaaaaaaaaaaaataaaataatgaaaaaataaacttgCAAGTAGTTACATATAATAGGGCATACATTTCAAACGAAATATGAAAATCTATTTTAAAATGGTATAGCAGTTTTGTAGAAACAAGAAAAtgacattaaaaaaaataaatgcatgtTTACACATGAGGGAAAAACAGGTAaacgaaaaataattttatgaaaaataaataagaattgtttaaagtaaaatacttaaatatttgCGAGATtaaggtttttttttttttttttttttttttttttttttaaaaaaagtaaatttgttcaaacattaataattgtattttcctttttctagTTTAATTTCTCTTTTGAAATATTCTACAATAATTTGCTACAGTCTATAAATTGTTCCCCCAAGATCATTGGTATGTACGCCTGGGCGCTGAAGCATTGCTAGTACATGTTTTTATGtgtgtaaataaatatatatatatatatatatatatatatatatatatatatatatgtatatattattttttttttttttatttatttgcgtatgtattcatgtatgtacgtatgtatgtatttttttttttttttttttttttgttcatgttttttctcttatcttttcaatttttaagcATTAAAACTGTTCAGCTCTCGTTTGCGAAGggttaaaataaatgcaacTTAAACAAATGCAATGCATATACAATAacgtttatatatgcatatatgtgtacgtacgttatgggtatatatatttgggCATATGTGtttacatgtgtacatacGTGTGCAAATCCTTGAGCTTCCACgaattaacaaatataagTTATGTAACAGGTCAGTTCGTTTGTAACAGTTACCCCTAACGAATTGTAAAACtgtagagaaaaaaatttaagtcgATAAACCTCCATCAATTACGAAAACTTTCCCATTAATATACCCTGCAATATCAGAAGCAAGGTACCCTACCATGTTAGCTACCTGCGGAAAAAGCACACGCGCACACATAggtgtatttatatgtatataatttatgtagaTATAGgtatgtatacatgcatgtacgtgtatatgtgtgtagcCAAGACAacgcaaaaaaaaacaaaatgtcTTAACACCCCTTAGCTGGTATACACTTCCCATATTAGTATGTACCTCTTCAGGGGTTCCCATTCGTCCGATAGGAATGTTTGAAATTATATCcttctaaaaatataagaaataaatatgtaaataaaataagtaaagaGATGAACAGgtgaacaaataaaatgagTATGTCAAAGAAGGCGCTTTTTACGCCACTTATGAGCAGCGAGGTGCATGTAGGAGGTTTTCACTCTCGaacatatttttccttttttgtaatatattccttttttgtaatacattcctattttaatacattcctattttaatatattcctattttaatacattcctattttaatatattcctattttaatatattcctattttaatatattcctatttttcctttttttcggCCCACCTTTATTTGATCACTTATTTTATCGGTCATGTCACTTGATATAAAACCAGGTGCTATTGCATTAACGGTAATGTTTCTTGAAGCTAATTCTTTTGCTAACGTTTTTGTAAATCCGATTACGCCAGCTTTGGAAGCTGCGTAATTTGCTTGTCCGATGTTTCCTGTGATACCTACTATACtggatatattaattatcctcccatatttattactaatcattttttttactattggTTGAGTTACATAGAAAAGAGAATTTAAATTAGTTCTTATAACATCATCCCAATCTTCTACTTTCATACGAAGGTAAAGATTGTCTCTTGTTATACCAGCATTGTTAACTAGTATATCTATATGTTCGTTTTCTGTTAGTACTTTATTGATTAATTCGGTTATTTCGTCTTTATTCGACACATCAGCAGCATAACCTGTCGATCTGCAACCAAGCGATTTCAACTCCTCCACGATGCTGTCGCACGATTTcttaaaagggaaaaaaaaaaaaaaaaaaaaaaaaaaaatttaattgagaaaatgcaaaaaaagaaaatcaaTAACACTAAAAATAGtagcaaaaaaagaaaatacttGCTCCAGTAGTGTTAATTTCAGTACCAATTTTTACAACTTTTAATTTTGCACACAGTTACTGATTTTCATCTGGAAAAACTGTTTTTCATGTAGTCTTgtattgttctttttttttccttttttttccttttctttccttttttttttccatttttttttccattttttttcccatttttttttcatttttttttcatttttttttccatttttttttccatttttttcctgttttttccttttttttccatttttttttccatttttttcctgttttttccttttttttcatttttttttttttataaaagtacCTGCGTCCTACTTATGCACAAAACTCGGGGAACCGATTTAGCAAGAGTTTTGGCAATGCTCCTCCCAATGCCTCTTCCGGCCCCTGTTACTAGGGCTACCTTATTCTCAccacagtaataataattttcctttGTATCAGTTAATAAACGTAATGTGTCGTTCCTTCTGACACGTTTATGTGGAACTAgctaaaatggaaaaaagtaGAATGTGAAATTGAATCCAGTGGTTTAGAGAAAgtagaggaaaaaaaaaaaagaaaaaacagacatacatatatatatgtatagggTACCTTATTACCACATGATGTATAGGATACTTTATAGCACCTCAaaagtttaataaaaaaaaagtacatggAACACCAATATGGCAAATTCATTATGGCTGTGAATATGTGTAAACATACAAACGTGAATAAacgaatgtatatatatgtaaattaatatatatatatatatatatatatatatatatatatatatatgtatgtgtttatgtatgtatgtatgtgtttatgtatgtatgtatgtgtttatgtacgtatgtatgtgattatgtacgtatgtatgtgattatgtacgtatgtatgtttgtatgtatgtatatttatgcataacATGGCAGTGTTAATATTCAGCCAGTATTCCCCTTTAtggtatattatattttccttttcttttttataaatatttatatatttttaacaccCATTTTCTGAAGAACAGTTCTCGTAAACTAAGCTTGGAATGTTTCTTCTTTTGGGAGCACGTAAATATACAGATATGTTATTACACAAAACAAATTTTTcgctttcttttttttttttttttttctagttAATAATAAACGATACGTGCATATTGTCGGCTCATGCATTGtatttcaatttatttattttttattttg comes from Plasmodium malariae genome assembly, chromosome: 7 and encodes:
- the PmUG01_07034400 gene encoding 3-oxoacyl-[acyl-carrier-protein] reductase, putative; translation: MNLPYWCSMYFFFIKLLRCYKVSYTSCGNKLVPHKRVRRNDTLRLLTDTKENYYYCGENKVALVTGAGRGIGRSIAKTLAKSVPRVLCISRTQKSCDSIVEELKSLGCRSTGYAADVSNKDEITELINKVLTENEHIDILVNNAGITRDNLYLRMKVEDWDDVIRTNLNSLFYVTQPIVKKMISNKYGRIINISSIVGITGNIGQANYAASKAGVIGFTKTLAKELASRNITVNAIAPGFISSDMTDKISDQIKKDIISNIPIGRMGTPEEVANMVGYLASDIAGYINGKVFVIDGGLST